In the genome of Drosophila subpulchrella strain 33 F10 #4 breed RU33 chromosome 2L, RU_Dsub_v1.1 Primary Assembly, whole genome shotgun sequence, one region contains:
- the LOC119548553 gene encoding uncharacterized protein LOC119548553 translates to MKRLEWLLLLAFVASVSTAVAPRRRRHSIVESPSSSPGDWGSAWGLGPEMALVRRVYDDCQDKNDFIGCLKQKALHALSRALDQDSIKIVDGLVLEKQNQSETESILGSLTDARQFGNLAPIDRALLSKADKLMRTHTVKIDMDGGGGGGEDSVGRGHEHKKKKHKEGGHIKYVVAALLTAMGIAGPLGLKALAAIAGKALVISKVALTIAGIIALKKLFSHDHSEETSFQVHAGEHNRRNTYVIRPVSKTSGGVAAGGVGVTAAGGSSSVDPYRYYYDYHQQ, encoded by the exons ATGAAGCGTCTCGAGTGGCTGCTGCTCCTGGCGTTTGTAGCCTCCGTGTCAACGGCAGTGGCTCCAAGGAGGAGGCGTCACAGCATTGTGGAATCGCCTTCCTCGAGCCCCGGCGATTGGGGATCGGCCTGGGGCCTGGGTCCCGAGATGGCGCTCGTGAGGAGGGTTTACGATGACTGCCAGGACAAGAACGACTTTATCGGCTGCCTCAAGCAGAAAGCCCTCCATGCCCTCAGTCGAGCCCTGGACCAGGACTCCATCAAGATCGTGGATGGCCTGGTGCTGGAGAAGCAGAACCAGAGCGAAACGGAGAGCATCTTGGGCTCCCTGACGGATGCCCGCCAGTTTGGCAACCTGGCTCCCATCGATCGAGCCCTTCTCTCCAAGGCGGACAAGCTCATGCGGACGCACACGGTCAAGATCGACATGGACGGAGGCGGTGGCGGCGGAGAGGACAGTGTGGGCCGAGGCCACGAGcacaagaagaagaagcacaAGGAGGGGGGCCACATCAAGTACGTGGTGGCCGCCCTCCTCACCGCCATGGGAATCGCTGGTCCTCTGGGTCTAAAGGCTCTGGCCGCGATCGCCGGCAAGGCCCTTGTCATCAGCAAGGTGGCCCTCACTATTGCCGGGATCATTGCCCTAAAGAAACTCTTTTCGCACGACCACAGCGAGGAGACTAGCTTCCAGGTGCATGCCGGCGAACACAACAG GCGCAACACATACGTGATCCGGCCGGTGTCCAAGACGAGCGGTGGGGTAGCAGCTGGTGGAGTGGGCGTGACTGCTGCCGGTGGCAGCTCATCGGTGGATCCTTATCGCTACTACTACGACTACCACCAGCAGTAA